The Streptomyces sp. NBC_01689 genome includes a window with the following:
- a CDS encoding alkaline phosphatase family protein, translating to MGGGRWRRVLSGVWRSVAVWAVSSVTMLVLAGALPDFQLQSDNGDSATRIAVTAAAGAGVFGLLSSLVWPLLVRALLLVPALVLGLLVFFLNGSLLLLALRINPSGQSEAAPETAVVVAAVMSAVASATGGALAVRDDDAYRRRLYRLAARRRGRSDGHRGPSSPGVVFLQLDGVGHDVLEEAVGRGLMPTVARWLGTTHRLTPWRTDWSSQTGASQLGILHGSNHDVPAFRWYEKESHEVMVCNRPSSAAELQRRAIGYTGDGGLLTVDGASRGNLFSGGADELALVLSIAARRGRENRSRSGYFAYFSDPANAVRTAMSFVAEVFREIGQSTRARLQKRRPRVGRGGLYPFVRAFATVVERDVVVAAVIGDMLAGRNAVYADLVAYDEVAHHSGPRGRDTQKVLERLDRSLALIEKVAEHAPRPYRIVVLSDHGQSPGETFLTRYGLSLGNLVRAGCGLPVPRRARGTHSGAEARAAVRAALRRPVEESGERHRPERGAEPVVLASGNLGLVSFPDVPHRMSREEIDRRHPALLSTLADHPGVGFLLVRSEEHGGLVIGAHGVEAPVGTLDDEHPGPLADFGPGAADAVRRTHTFPHAADIMVNSWYDPKEGEVLAFEEQIGSHGGLGGAQGRPFLMSPLVLSEPADDQDGLVGAEQVHRVLRGWLRECDGPQVPLPAAGSERAA from the coding sequence GTGGGTGGAGGACGGTGGCGGCGGGTCCTCAGCGGGGTCTGGCGCAGCGTCGCGGTGTGGGCCGTGTCCTCGGTCACGATGCTGGTGCTGGCCGGCGCCCTGCCCGACTTCCAGCTGCAGTCCGACAACGGGGACAGCGCCACCCGCATCGCCGTCACGGCGGCGGCCGGCGCGGGCGTCTTCGGTCTGCTGTCGTCGCTGGTGTGGCCGCTGCTCGTGCGGGCCCTGCTCCTCGTGCCCGCACTCGTACTCGGCCTGCTCGTCTTCTTCCTGAACGGGTCGCTGCTGCTGCTCGCCCTGCGCATCAACCCCTCCGGACAGAGCGAGGCCGCGCCGGAGACCGCCGTGGTCGTCGCCGCCGTGATGTCCGCGGTCGCCTCCGCCACCGGCGGCGCGCTCGCCGTCCGGGACGACGACGCCTACCGGCGCAGGCTCTACCGGCTCGCGGCCCGGCGGCGCGGCCGGTCCGACGGCCACCGCGGACCCTCGTCCCCCGGCGTCGTCTTCCTCCAGCTCGACGGCGTCGGCCACGACGTGCTGGAGGAAGCGGTCGGCAGGGGACTCATGCCGACCGTCGCGCGCTGGCTCGGCACCACCCACCGTCTCACCCCCTGGCGCACCGACTGGTCGAGCCAGACCGGCGCCAGCCAGCTCGGCATCCTGCACGGCAGCAACCACGACGTCCCGGCCTTCAGGTGGTACGAGAAGGAGAGCCACGAGGTCATGGTCTGCAACCGGCCCAGCAGCGCCGCCGAACTGCAGCGCCGGGCCATCGGGTACACCGGCGACGGCGGACTGCTCACCGTCGACGGGGCCAGCCGCGGCAACCTCTTCAGCGGCGGCGCCGACGAGCTCGCCCTCGTGCTCTCCATAGCCGCGCGCCGAGGCCGGGAGAACCGTTCCCGCTCGGGCTACTTCGCGTACTTCAGCGACCCCGCCAACGCGGTCCGTACGGCGATGTCCTTCGTCGCCGAGGTGTTCCGCGAGATCGGCCAGTCCACCCGCGCCCGGCTGCAGAAGCGGCGTCCGCGGGTCGGGCGCGGCGGCCTGTACCCGTTCGTCCGCGCCTTCGCGACCGTCGTCGAGCGGGACGTCGTCGTCGCCGCGGTGATCGGCGACATGCTCGCCGGGCGCAACGCGGTCTACGCGGACCTGGTCGCGTACGACGAGGTGGCGCACCACTCCGGACCGCGCGGCCGGGACACGCAGAAGGTCCTGGAACGTCTCGACCGCTCGCTCGCGCTGATCGAGAAGGTCGCCGAACACGCCCCCCGGCCGTACCGGATCGTCGTGCTGTCGGACCACGGGCAGAGCCCCGGCGAGACCTTCCTGACCCGCTACGGCCTCAGCCTCGGCAACCTGGTCCGGGCCGGCTGCGGGCTGCCGGTGCCGCGCCGGGCGCGCGGCACGCACAGCGGCGCCGAGGCGCGGGCGGCGGTCCGGGCCGCGCTGCGCCGGCCCGTCGAGGAGAGCGGCGAGCGCCACCGCCCCGAACGCGGCGCCGAACCCGTCGTCCTGGCCTCCGGCAACCTCGGCCTCGTCTCCTTCCCGGACGTGCCGCACCGGATGAGCCGCGAGGAGATCGACCGCCGTCACCCCGCGCTGCTGTCCACCCTCGCCGACCACCCCGGCGTCGGCTTCCTGCTGGTGCGCAGCGAGGAGCACGGCGGTCTGGTGATCGGCGCGCACGGCGTGGAGGCGCCCGTCGGCACGCTCGACGACGAACACCCGGGCCCGCTGGCCGACTTCGGACCCGGCGCCGCCGACGCCGTGCGGCGCACGCACACCTTCCCGCACGCGGCCGACATCATGGTCAACTCCTGGTACGACCCGAAGGAGGGCGAGGTGCTCGCCTTCGAGGAGCAGATCGGCTCGCACGGCGGCCTCGGCGGCGCCCAGGGGCGTCCGTTCCTGATGTCGCCGCTCGTCCTGTCCGAGCCGGCCGACGACCAGGACGGCCTGGTGGGCGCGGAGCAGGTGCACCGCGTCCTGCGCGGCTGGCTGCGCGAGTGCGACGGCCCCCAGGTGCCGCTGCCGGCCGCCGGGAGCGAGCGCGCCGCCTGA
- a CDS encoding MBL fold metallo-hydrolase: MPVEITWWGHATCTLEDSGTRVLTDPLFARRLAHLRRRRGAPPPPEAAAADVALVSHLHADHLHAPSLRLLAPGTRVLVPEGAVRAVPALRRLDRLRVTEVTPGDRVRVGDLVVRVVSARHDGRRIPVGPHRSPALGFVVEGEARTYFAGDTGLFDSMAEEVGPVDVALLPVGGWGPFLGAEHLDAARAAQALARLMPRSAVPVHYGTYWPIGMDGVRPHEFHAPGDEFARLAAESAPEVAVHRLDHGQSVRPEVAR, translated from the coding sequence GTGCCGGTGGAGATCACCTGGTGGGGGCACGCCACCTGCACGCTGGAGGACTCCGGTACACGCGTGCTCACCGACCCCCTCTTCGCGCGCCGGCTCGCGCACCTGCGCCGCAGGCGCGGGGCGCCGCCCCCTCCCGAGGCGGCTGCCGCGGACGTGGCGCTGGTCTCGCATCTGCACGCCGACCATCTGCACGCGCCCTCGCTGCGGCTGCTCGCGCCGGGCACCCGGGTGCTGGTCCCCGAGGGGGCGGTCCGCGCGGTGCCCGCCCTGCGCAGGCTGGACCGTCTGCGGGTCACCGAGGTGACGCCCGGCGACCGGGTCCGGGTCGGTGACCTGGTGGTACGTGTCGTGTCGGCGCGGCACGACGGACGCAGGATCCCGGTCGGACCGCACCGCTCGCCCGCGCTGGGTTTCGTGGTCGAGGGCGAGGCGCGGACGTATTTCGCCGGGGACACCGGGCTGTTCGACTCGATGGCCGAGGAGGTCGGACCGGTCGACGTGGCGCTGCTGCCGGTCGGCGGCTGGGGCCCCTTCCTCGGGGCGGAGCACCTGGACGCGGCGCGGGCGGCGCAGGCGCTGGCCCGGCTGATGCCGCGCAGCGCCGTGCCGGTGCACTACGGCACGTACTGGCCGATCGGCATGGACGGTGTGCGCCCCCATGAATTCCATGCGCCGGGTGATGAGTTCGCGCGCCTGGCCGCCGAGTCGGCGCCCGAGGTGGCGGTGCACCGGCTCGACCACGGCCAGAGCGTGCGGCCGGAGGTCGCGCGGTGA
- a CDS encoding DedA family protein, translating to MFLAATGAAVTPESTQQAIGYPSLFLLVLLGALVPVVPTGALVSSAAVVAFHQTAPFALLLVFLVASLAAFLGDVALYWLGRRGMGSRNGSRWLEAIRDRAPEDRLAQAQQKLSDHGATVLVLSRLVPAGRIPVMLACLLARMPLRVFARGDIPACLAWAATYQVIGILGGSLFDEPWEGVVAAVLLTVVLGLAPGLWRRVRGTGPSGRPGGGTENPAGDQGNR from the coding sequence ATGTTCCTTGCCGCCACGGGCGCGGCGGTCACGCCGGAGAGCACGCAGCAGGCGATCGGCTATCCGTCGCTGTTCCTGCTGGTGCTGCTCGGCGCGCTGGTGCCCGTGGTGCCGACGGGCGCACTGGTCAGCTCGGCGGCGGTGGTGGCCTTCCACCAGACGGCGCCGTTCGCGCTGCTGCTGGTGTTCCTGGTGGCCTCCCTCGCCGCGTTCCTCGGTGACGTGGCGCTGTACTGGCTCGGGCGGCGCGGCATGGGTTCGAGGAACGGCTCGCGCTGGCTGGAGGCGATCCGGGACCGTGCCCCCGAGGACCGGCTCGCCCAGGCCCAGCAGAAGCTGAGCGACCACGGTGCCACCGTGCTGGTGCTGTCCCGGCTGGTCCCCGCCGGACGCATACCGGTGATGCTGGCCTGCCTGCTGGCGAGGATGCCCCTGCGTGTCTTCGCCCGCGGCGACATACCCGCGTGCCTCGCCTGGGCGGCCACCTACCAGGTCATCGGCATACTGGGCGGCTCCCTCTTCGACGAACCCTGGGAGGGAGTGGTGGCGGCGGTGCTCCTGACGGTGGTCCTCGGCCTGGCGCCGGGCCTGTGGCGCCGGGTGCGCGGGACCGGACCGTCCGGACGTCCCGGCGGGGGGACGGAGAACCCCGCGGGCGACCAGGGCAACCGCTGA
- a CDS encoding aminotransferase class I/II-fold pyridoxal phosphate-dependent enzyme: MRRTVPEGHGPVRYGPPLPDQGLPVLPELRAVLAAAADRTDAEPPGGGPALLDAARGYWNRRGLAAARDRVAAAPGAPALLLALTGALGGDVLVPRPCAAWWAPQARLLGRSVFHVATPAECGGLPDPYALLETVRRVRAEGGDPRLLVLSVADDPTATVAPPEVVHETVEAAVAEGLHVVSDETWRDTLHRPHDTVLLSPAEMLPEEVTVIADLSGAFLPQGWPAAVARFPVTDAGVRLRARVLDVLTVLGARVTRPVAEAAAYALREPDAVLSGLTAAVRLHARVAEAAHRVVTGAGALARPPRAGRHLYVDLGPLRAALTARGVGDAQELEDFLTARLGMPAPGGHRFGDDLGALRVRLGTGPLLGASDEERAECLSSPSPLELPHVQRALTLLGSAFDDLRDDAQRWEPLP, encoded by the coding sequence ATGCGGCGGACGGTACCGGAAGGCCACGGTCCGGTCCGGTACGGCCCACCACTCCCCGACCAGGGCCTGCCGGTCCTGCCGGAACTGCGCGCCGTCCTGGCCGCCGCCGCGGACCGCACCGACGCGGAACCCCCCGGAGGCGGGCCCGCGCTCCTCGACGCCGCCCGCGGCTACTGGAACCGGCGTGGCCTGGCCGCGGCCCGTGACCGGGTGGCCGCCGCGCCCGGCGCCCCCGCGCTGCTCCTCGCCCTGACGGGCGCGCTCGGCGGTGACGTCCTGGTGCCGAGACCGTGCGCCGCCTGGTGGGCGCCGCAGGCGCGGCTGCTGGGCCGGTCCGTGTTCCATGTGGCGACGCCCGCGGAGTGCGGCGGCCTGCCGGACCCGTACGCCCTGCTGGAGACGGTCCGCCGGGTCCGTGCGGAGGGCGGCGATCCACGGCTGCTCGTCCTCTCCGTCGCCGACGACCCGACGGCCACCGTCGCACCTCCCGAGGTGGTCCACGAGACCGTCGAGGCGGCCGTGGCCGAGGGACTGCACGTGGTCAGTGACGAGACCTGGCGCGACACCTTGCACCGGCCGCACGACACCGTGCTGCTCAGCCCCGCCGAGATGCTTCCCGAAGAGGTCACCGTCATCGCGGACCTCTCCGGGGCCTTCCTGCCGCAGGGCTGGCCCGCCGCCGTGGCACGCTTCCCGGTCACCGACGCGGGTGTCCGGCTGCGCGCCCGGGTCCTCGACGTACTCACCGTGCTCGGCGCGCGGGTCACCCGGCCGGTGGCCGAGGCGGCCGCGTACGCGCTCCGTGAGCCGGACGCCGTCCTGAGCGGGCTCACGGCGGCCGTCCGGCTGCACGCGCGCGTGGCCGAGGCCGCGCACCGCGTGGTGACCGGCGCGGGCGCCCTCGCGCGGCCACCGCGGGCCGGCCGCCATCTGTACGTGGATCTCGGCCCGTTGCGCGCCGCGCTCACCGCCCGCGGCGTCGGCGACGCACAGGAACTGGAGGACTTCCTCACCGCCCGGCTCGGCATGCCGGCCCCGGGCGGTCACCGGTTCGGGGACGACCTCGGGGCGCTGCGGGTGCGACTGGGGACGGGGCCCCTGCTCGGCGCGAGCGACGAGGAGCGCGCGGAATGCCTCAGTTCCCCCTCGCCGCTGGAACTGCCACACGTGCAACGTGCGTTGACCCTCTTGGGATCGGCCTTCGACGATCTCCGCGACGACGCTCAGCGATGGGAGCCTCTTCCATGA
- a CDS encoding RNA polymerase sigma factor SigF, with the protein MRNRVSATRHPHDDAPDTADAFRRLAALPPGGERDALRERIVEAWLPMADRLAGRFRNRGESLEDLRQVAALGLVKAVDRYDPELGNAFESYAVPTVTGEIKRHFRDHMWSLHVPRRVQDLRNRVRFAQQELSGSVSGHGPTVAEIAAHARMSEEDVRAGLEALESFSALSLDAELRGGGEGYSLGDALGSADPALDVVIDREAVKPRLQALPERERTILYMRFFGDMTQSSIAEQLGISQMHVSRLISRCCARLRNQVLRDAV; encoded by the coding sequence ATGCGAAACCGAGTGAGCGCGACACGGCACCCGCACGATGACGCCCCCGACACCGCGGACGCGTTCCGCAGGCTCGCGGCGCTGCCCCCGGGGGGCGAGCGCGACGCACTCCGTGAGCGGATCGTCGAGGCCTGGCTGCCCATGGCCGACCGGCTCGCGGGCCGGTTCCGCAACCGCGGCGAGAGCCTGGAGGACCTGAGGCAGGTGGCGGCCCTCGGCCTGGTCAAGGCCGTCGACCGGTACGACCCCGAACTCGGCAACGCCTTCGAGAGCTACGCCGTGCCGACCGTCACCGGTGAGATCAAGCGCCACTTCCGCGACCACATGTGGAGCCTCCATGTGCCGCGCCGGGTCCAGGACCTGCGCAACCGCGTGCGGTTCGCCCAGCAGGAACTGTCGGGGAGCGTGTCGGGCCACGGGCCCACCGTCGCGGAGATCGCCGCGCACGCCCGGATGAGCGAGGAGGACGTACGGGCAGGTCTGGAGGCACTGGAGAGCTTCAGCGCGCTCTCCCTCGACGCCGAACTCAGGGGCGGCGGCGAAGGCTACTCGCTCGGCGACGCCCTCGGCTCGGCCGACCCCGCCCTGGACGTCGTCATCGACCGCGAGGCGGTCAAGCCCCGGCTGCAGGCACTGCCCGAACGCGAACGCACCATCCTCTACATGCGGTTCTTCGGCGACATGACCCAGAGCAGCATCGCCGAGCAGCTCGGCATCTCGCAGATGCACGTCTCCCGGCTGATCAGCCGCTGCTGCGCGCGACTGCGGAACCAGGTGCTGCGCGACGCGGTGTGA
- a CDS encoding DUF6158 family protein produces MTGVDPDRLDDQQLMRELETIHRTRHDTLLHGSNDALRTHNVRMAQLEGEYLRRHPRRPVAPGRTREGARDRVFGEVV; encoded by the coding sequence ATGACCGGAGTCGACCCGGACCGGCTGGACGACCAGCAGCTGATGAGAGAGCTGGAGACGATCCACCGGACGCGCCACGACACGCTGCTCCACGGCTCGAACGACGCGCTGCGGACCCACAACGTGCGCATGGCCCAACTGGAGGGCGAGTACCTGCGCCGCCATCCACGCCGTCCGGTCGCCCCGGGCCGGACCCGCGAGGGGGCCCGGGACCGGGTCTTCGGAGAAGTCGTCTGA
- a CDS encoding ATP-binding cassette domain-containing protein translates to MGHLEAAHLEYYLPDGRALLGDVSFRVGEGSVVALVGPNGAGKTTLLRLISGELKPHGGTVTVGGGLGVMRQFVGSVRDETTVRDLLVSVAPPRIREAAKAVDAAEHDLMTVDDEASQLRYAQALSDWAEVRGYESETLWDMCTTAALGIPYEKAQWRPVRTLSGGEQKRLVLEALLRGTDEVLLLDEPDNYLDVPGKRWLEERLKETRKTVLFVSHDRELLARAAEKIVSVEPGPAGADAWVHGGGFATYHEARQERFARFEELRRRWDEKHAQLKKLVLSLRQAASISHELASRYQAAQTRLRKFEEAGPPPEPPREQDIRMRLHGGRTGVRAITCQGLELTGLMNPFDLEVFYGERVAVLGSNGSGKSHFLRLLAGDTVAHTGAWKLGARVVAGHFAQTHAHPELEGRALLDILWSEHSQDRGAAMSRLRRYELTAQAEQRFEKLSGGQQARFQILLLELEGSTALLLDEPTDNLDLESAEALQEGLEAYEGTVLAVTHDRWFARSFDRYLVFGSDGRLRETSEPVWDERRVERAR, encoded by the coding sequence ATGGGACACCTCGAAGCCGCACATCTTGAGTACTACCTTCCCGACGGGAGGGCGCTGCTCGGCGATGTGTCGTTCCGGGTGGGAGAAGGGTCCGTCGTGGCCCTGGTCGGACCCAACGGAGCCGGCAAGACCACACTGCTGCGGCTGATCTCCGGCGAGCTGAAGCCGCACGGGGGCACCGTCACCGTCGGTGGCGGCCTCGGCGTGATGCGCCAGTTCGTCGGCTCGGTACGGGACGAGACGACCGTACGGGACCTGCTCGTCTCCGTGGCACCGCCCCGCATCCGGGAGGCCGCGAAGGCCGTCGACGCCGCCGAGCACGATCTGATGACCGTCGACGACGAGGCCTCCCAGCTCCGCTACGCGCAGGCCCTGTCCGACTGGGCGGAGGTGCGCGGGTACGAGTCCGAGACGCTCTGGGACATGTGCACCACGGCCGCGCTCGGCATCCCGTACGAGAAGGCGCAGTGGCGTCCGGTGCGGACGCTGTCCGGCGGTGAGCAGAAGCGGCTGGTGCTGGAGGCCCTGCTGCGCGGCACCGACGAGGTGCTGCTCCTCGACGAGCCGGACAACTATCTCGACGTGCCGGGAAAGCGCTGGCTGGAGGAGCGGCTCAAGGAGACCCGCAAGACCGTCCTGTTCGTCTCGCACGACCGGGAACTGCTGGCGCGCGCCGCCGAGAAGATCGTCAGCGTCGAGCCCGGACCGGCCGGTGCCGACGCCTGGGTGCACGGCGGCGGCTTCGCGACGTATCACGAGGCCCGTCAGGAGCGCTTCGCCCGCTTCGAGGAACTGCGCAGGCGGTGGGACGAGAAGCACGCCCAGCTGAAGAAACTGGTGCTGAGTCTGCGTCAGGCGGCGTCCATCTCGCACGAGTTGGCGTCCCGGTACCAGGCCGCCCAGACCCGGCTCAGGAAGTTCGAGGAGGCCGGTCCGCCGCCGGAACCGCCGCGCGAGCAGGACATCAGGATGCGGCTGCACGGCGGACGGACCGGAGTACGGGCCATCACCTGCCAGGGGCTGGAGCTCACCGGCCTGATGAACCCCTTCGACCTGGAGGTCTTCTACGGCGAGCGCGTCGCCGTGCTCGGGTCCAACGGCTCCGGCAAGTCGCACTTCCTGCGGCTGCTCGCCGGTGACACCGTCGCGCACACCGGCGCCTGGAAGCTCGGCGCGCGGGTCGTCGCCGGGCACTTCGCGCAGACGCACGCCCACCCCGAGCTGGAGGGCCGCGCGCTCCTCGACATCCTGTGGAGCGAGCACTCCCAGGACCGCGGCGCCGCGATGTCCCGGCTGCGCCGCTACGAACTGACCGCCCAGGCCGAGCAGCGGTTCGAGAAGCTCTCGGGAGGCCAGCAGGCCCGCTTCCAGATCCTCCTGCTGGAACTGGAGGGCTCCACCGCCCTGCTGCTGGACGAGCCGACCGACAACCTCGACCTGGAGTCCGCGGAGGCGCTCCAGGAGGGACTGGAGGCGTACGAGGGGACGGTGCTCGCCGTGACCCACGACCGCTGGTTCGCCCGTTCCTTCGACCGCTACCTGGTCTTCGGTTCCGACGGCAGGCTCCGGGAGACCTCGGAGCCGGTCTGGGACGAGCGGCGCGTGGAGCGCGCCCGGTAG
- a CDS encoding class I SAM-dependent methyltransferase: MSKPQETAVYTHGHHESVLRSHTWRTAANSAAYLLGSLKPHMKILDIGCGPGTITADLAELVPDGHVTGVDHAPGILDRARTTAAGRGLSNVDFGVADVHALDYPDDTFCVVHAHQVLQHVGDPVQALREMYRVTKPGGLVAVRDADYSAMAWYPEVPGMTDWQDLYLRVARANGGEPAAGRRLRSWALAAGITGIAATSSTWTFATEAERRWWSGLWADRTLASAYAERATEGGHATTGQLRAVSDAWRAWGRQEDGWFSVLHGEILCRKAG; this comes from the coding sequence ATGTCCAAGCCGCAGGAGACCGCTGTCTACACGCACGGCCACCACGAGTCCGTACTGCGCTCGCACACCTGGCGCACCGCCGCCAACTCCGCGGCCTATCTGCTCGGCTCGCTCAAGCCCCACATGAAGATCCTGGACATCGGGTGCGGCCCCGGCACCATCACCGCCGACCTGGCGGAACTGGTCCCGGACGGACACGTCACCGGCGTCGACCACGCGCCCGGCATCCTCGACCGGGCCCGCACCACGGCGGCCGGCCGGGGGCTGAGCAACGTGGACTTCGGGGTCGCGGACGTGCACGCCCTGGACTACCCGGACGACACCTTCTGCGTCGTCCACGCGCACCAGGTGCTGCAGCACGTGGGGGACCCCGTCCAGGCGCTGCGCGAGATGTACCGGGTCACCAAGCCCGGCGGTCTCGTCGCAGTCCGCGACGCGGACTACTCGGCCATGGCCTGGTACCCGGAGGTGCCGGGAATGACCGACTGGCAGGACCTGTACCTGCGCGTCGCCCGCGCCAACGGGGGCGAGCCCGCCGCGGGACGCCGGCTGAGGTCGTGGGCCCTGGCCGCGGGCATCACGGGCATCGCCGCGACGTCGAGCACCTGGACCTTCGCCACCGAGGCCGAACGGCGGTGGTGGAGCGGACTGTGGGCCGACCGCACCCTCGCGTCGGCCTACGCGGAGCGCGCCACCGAGGGCGGCCACGCGACCACCGGGCAGCTGCGGGCGGTGTCGGACGCGTGGCGCGCGTGGGGGCGGCAGGAGGACGGCTGGTTCTCCGTGCTGCACGGCGAGATCCTCTGCCGGAAGGCCGGGTGA
- a CDS encoding VOC family protein encodes MEILGTTLRVCVDDLEASVPFYERLAGSSAQRFERGGVSVAAVGCFLLMSGPKAELDVLRKVTATIAVRDVEETHRVLGELGAHILAGPVGTPAGRNLIAMHPDGAVYEYVDRGTAR; translated from the coding sequence ATGGAGATTCTGGGAACCACGTTGCGTGTCTGCGTCGACGACCTGGAGGCTTCGGTCCCGTTCTACGAGAGACTGGCGGGCAGCAGCGCCCAGCGGTTCGAACGCGGGGGCGTGTCGGTCGCCGCGGTGGGCTGCTTCCTGCTGATGAGCGGACCGAAGGCCGAGCTGGACGTGCTGCGGAAGGTCACCGCGACCATCGCCGTCAGGGACGTCGAGGAGACCCACCGGGTGCTCGGCGAGCTCGGCGCGCACATCCTGGCGGGACCCGTGGGGACCCCCGCGGGCCGCAACCTGATCGCCATGCACCCGGACGGTGCCGTGTACGAGTACGTGGACCGCGGCACGGCCCGGTGA
- a CDS encoding DUF5107 domain-containing protein, translating into MVVVTTIRRDVLTLPSAELGPSNPLPPLRPLDETHRIDDRDREGLPPDMARQIGYEPLRDVLPERVRDGYGRHRTPRATDTIVIENDRLRVTVLPSRGGRVASLFHKPSGRELLYRNPVFQPACFALNGAWFSGGIEWNIGATGHTTLSCAPVHAARVPAPDGGEMLRLWEWERLRDLPFQVDLWLPDGSDFLHVGVRVRNPHERPAPLYWWSNIAVPEERRVLAPADEAWHFGYERRLSRVPVPEHEGVDRTYPPRSGFPADYFYEVPDGQRRWIAALDDTGAGLVQTSTDVLRGRKLFVWGSGPGGRRWQEWLTEPGTGGYCEIQAGLARTQLEHVRLDAEDEVSWLESYGPLTADPASARTVHGTDWAAARAEVEGRLERALPRTDVEAAYAAWLPHADTEPGEVLHAGSGWGALEVLRTTYKLAGTPFEESTLGTAQAPWVELLRTGAFPEPRRVGPPGESLVAPHWRDMLETAPARPLTEYHLGVAQWHAGDRAQAVRSWERALGLAPSLWPLLRCLAVADQQAGNRERAADRYAEAFDDLCQERRDDGAAWTAATAALGREALAALLAVGRTARARTVWERLRPTTREQGRFRLIEAELLLAEGDRHAARAVFDAGFEVADLREGAEAIGVLWARLTDEELPGRYDFRMRPPTSG; encoded by the coding sequence ATGGTCGTCGTGACGACGATCCGACGTGACGTACTGACCCTGCCGTCGGCGGAGTTGGGGCCCAGCAACCCCCTGCCGCCGCTGCGGCCGCTCGACGAGACGCACCGCATCGACGACCGTGACCGCGAGGGACTCCCTCCCGACATGGCCCGGCAGATCGGCTACGAACCCCTGCGCGACGTCCTGCCGGAGCGGGTCCGGGACGGCTACGGCCGGCACCGCACGCCCCGCGCGACCGACACGATCGTGATCGAGAACGACCGGCTGCGGGTCACCGTGCTGCCGTCGCGCGGGGGCCGTGTCGCCTCCCTCTTCCACAAGCCCTCCGGGCGTGAACTCCTCTACCGCAACCCGGTGTTCCAGCCCGCCTGCTTCGCCCTCAACGGTGCCTGGTTCTCCGGCGGCATCGAGTGGAACATCGGCGCGACCGGTCACACCACGCTCTCCTGCGCCCCGGTGCACGCGGCCCGGGTCCCGGCCCCCGACGGCGGCGAGATGCTCCGGCTGTGGGAGTGGGAGCGGCTGCGCGACCTGCCCTTCCAGGTCGACCTGTGGCTGCCGGACGGCTCCGACTTCCTGCATGTCGGCGTCCGTGTCCGCAATCCGCACGAGCGGCCCGCCCCCCTGTACTGGTGGTCCAACATCGCCGTCCCCGAGGAGCGCCGGGTGCTGGCCCCGGCGGACGAGGCCTGGCACTTCGGCTACGAGCGGCGGCTGAGCCGGGTCCCGGTACCGGAGCACGAGGGCGTCGACCGCACCTATCCGCCGCGCTCCGGCTTCCCCGCCGACTACTTCTACGAAGTGCCCGACGGGCAGCGCCGCTGGATCGCGGCGCTCGACGACACGGGTGCGGGGCTCGTGCAGACGTCCACCGACGTGCTGCGCGGACGCAAGCTGTTCGTCTGGGGTTCCGGCCCGGGCGGGCGGCGCTGGCAGGAGTGGCTCACCGAGCCCGGCACCGGCGGCTACTGCGAGATCCAGGCCGGCCTCGCCCGCACCCAGCTGGAGCATGTGCGGCTGGACGCGGAGGACGAGGTGTCCTGGCTGGAGTCCTACGGGCCGCTGACGGCCGACCCGGCGAGCGCGCGGACCGTGCACGGGACGGACTGGGCGGCGGCGCGGGCGGAGGTGGAGGGCCGTCTGGAACGCGCCCTGCCGCGGACCGACGTGGAGGCGGCCTACGCGGCCTGGCTCCCGCACGCCGACACCGAACCCGGCGAGGTGCTGCATGCCGGGTCCGGCTGGGGTGCCCTCGAAGTGCTACGTACCACCTACAAGTTGGCCGGGACCCCGTTCGAGGAGTCGACGCTCGGCACGGCGCAGGCGCCGTGGGTGGAGCTGCTGCGGACCGGTGCCTTTCCCGAGCCTCGGCGGGTCGGGCCGCCGGGTGAGTCCCTGGTCGCCCCGCACTGGCGGGACATGCTGGAGACGGCGCCCGCCAGGCCGCTCACCGAGTACCACCTCGGCGTCGCCCAGTGGCACGCGGGCGACAGGGCGCAGGCGGTGCGCAGCTGGGAGCGGGCGCTCGGACTCGCGCCGTCCCTCTGGCCGCTGCTGCGGTGTCTGGCCGTCGCGGACCAGCAGGCGGGCAACCGGGAGCGGGCCGCCGACCGGTACGCCGAGGCCTTCGACGACCTGTGCCAGGAGCGTCGGGACGACGGCGCGGCCTGGACCGCGGCCACCGCGGCTCTGGGGCGGGAGGCGCTGGCCGCGCTGCTCGCGGTGGGGCGGACGGCCCGGGCGCGGACGGTCTGGGAACGGCTGCGCCCGACGACCCGCGAGCAGGGCCGGTTCCGCTTGATCGAGGCGGAGCTGCTGCTCGCGGAGGGGGACCGGCACGCCGCCCGGGCGGTCTTCGACGCGGGCTTCGAGGTCGCCGACCTGCGGGAGGGGGCCGAGGCGATCGGTGTGCTGTGGGCCCGGCTGACCGACGAGGAACTGCCCGGACGCTACGACTTCAGGATGCGGCCGCCGACGTCCGGATGA